CTAATCCGCGGCTTGTTGAAGTAGCGCACGATGATGTTGCGCTCGCGTAGCGCCTTGAATAAATCCTCGGCGGAGAGCTTCGGCGGTTTGGCAAAAATGAAGTTGGCGGTGGACGGGACGATGTCGAAACCGAGGTCGCCCAGCTGCGTGCAGGTCCACTCCCGGGTGGCCATCACCTTGGCGCAGTTGTCGGCCAGCCATGCCTGATCCGCAATGGCCGCGGTCGCCACTTTTTGCGCGATGCCATCGATGGGATAGGAATTAAACGAGTTCTTCGCCCGGTTCAGGGCCTCGATCAGATGCGCCTGGCCCATCGCATAACCCAGGCGTAAACCCGCCAGCGCGTGGGACTTCGACAGCGTGTGTACCACCAACAGGTTCGGGTAGCGGTCGATCAGCGCCACGGCACTCTCCCCGCCAAAATCAATATACGCCTCATCGATCACCACCACTCGTTCGGGGTGCAGCTGCAGCAGCTTCTCGATTTCCGCCAGCGGCAGGTAGCGGCCGGTGGGCGCGTTGGGGTTGGGCAGGATCACACCGCCGGCATTCTCGACACCGTAGTCTTCCACCGCGATGGAAAAGTCCTCGCGCAGCGGCAGGGTCTGCGGCGTAATGTCGTAGAACTGGCAGTACACCGGATAAAAGCTGTAGGTGATATCCGGAAACAGCAGCGGCTGCGGGCGCTTGAAGAAACTGTAAAACGCGTGCGCCAGCACCTCGTCTGAGCCATTGCCCACAAATACCTGCTCTGGCGACAGGTCAAACTGGGTGGCGATGGTCTCGCGCAGCTCGGTGGATTCTGGGTCCGGGTACAGGCGCAGGTGGCTCGCCAGGCCCTCTTCCTTCAACACCGCCTGCGCCTTGGGCGACGGCGGGTAGGGGCTCTCGTTGGTGTTGAGTTTAATCAGGCGGGCAGTGGTTTTCGGCTGCTCGCCGGGCACGTAGGGCTGAAGTTGCGCTACGGCGGGGCTCCAGAACGGATTGCCGTGGGCCTGATCCTTCGTTTGATCGCTCATGCTGTCACTCCTTGGCCGGGCACCTGGTCGGGAAACGGGAAGGCGGCGAGCCCGGCGGTGGGAGATTTTAAGCGGAGTGGGCGCAGACTTCGACGGCTATTCGCCCTGAATATCCAGATCGCCCTCGGCAGATGATTTTTTCGACGACTTTCCGCGCTTGTTTTCCGACTCCTCAATGGAAATATCGAACAGCGCCGGCGTGCTGGCGAGGAACTCGTCCAGCGGCTCCGGTTTGCGCCACAGGAAATCCTTGGACTTCAGCTCCTTGGATACCTCCGGTGCGCCGGTGAATT
This genomic interval from Microbulbifer sp. Q7 contains the following:
- the hisC gene encoding histidinol-phosphate transaminase, which encodes MSDQTKDQAHGNPFWSPAVAQLQPYVPGEQPKTTARLIKLNTNESPYPPSPKAQAVLKEEGLASHLRLYPDPESTELRETIATQFDLSPEQVFVGNGSDEVLAHAFYSFFKRPQPLLFPDITYSFYPVYCQFYDITPQTLPLREDFSIAVEDYGVENAGGVILPNPNAPTGRYLPLAEIEKLLQLHPERVVVIDEAYIDFGGESAVALIDRYPNLLVVHTLSKSHALAGLRLGYAMGQAHLIEALNRAKNSFNSYPIDGIAQKVATAAIADQAWLADNCAKVMATREWTCTQLGDLGFDIVPSTANFIFAKPPKLSAEDLFKALRERNIIVRYFNKPRISEYLRISIGTDEEMQALVAACREVL